The sequence below is a genomic window from Thalassoroseus pseudoceratinae.
CGGACACGAAATTCGCAGAAGCCTCCAAGATGTATGAGTTGAGATTCCCTCACGAATTCGTGACAACCGCAACTCATTCCATCAATGTTGAACATTCTGCTCCAAATCGGCGGCCTTCTGGTGCTCATTGCTGGGCTCGCCACGCTTCCATTGCCACTTCCCATCGGTTTGGTGCTGATCGTTGTGGGGCTTTCCCTGTTGGCGACATCAAGCCAGCGAGTTCGGAACATGATCCGTTCATGGAGAAAACGGAATACTCGCTTCAACGAAACGATGCGGAATTCCGAACAAAACTCCCCTAATTGGATCAAGTCCGCCATCCACGAAACCGATCCGGATGGCGAATTCAATGAGTCAGAAAGCTGAGTTCACCAACCGAACCCGATCAGCGGCTTCCACCATCAACACTTCATTTCACGCGGCGGGGCGTTCGTACTTTTTGTCGGACGGAATTTCCTTCAGCAGCATCTCGATGAGTTGTTCGCTACCGATGTCATTCGCTTGAGCGGCGTAGTTACCGGCGAGACGGTGTCGCAACGCGGGACCCGCAACAGATTTGACGTCTTCGACGGTTGCATGGTAGCGGCCGTAGAGAATGGCACGGGCTTTGGCAGCGGTCACGAGTGTGAGCACTCCCCGCGGACCGGCTCCCCAACTCGCCCATTTGTTGATGAACTCCGGAGCTTCCGCCTCACCAGGCCGAGTTGCCCGCACGAGTGCCCAGGCATAACCAAGGACTTGGTCACTGACAGGCACACGATTCACAAGATCCTGATACTTGATGATTTCCTCACTGCCCATCACCGACGAAATTTTCCCCATGTGGCCCCCCGTGACCCGTCGAGCGATTTCCCACTCCTCCGCCCCGGTCGGGTAGCCAACACGGATGTAGAGCAGGAACCGGTCGAGTTGGGCTTCCGGCAATGGATAAGTTCCCTCTTGCTCCAACGGGTTCTGCGTGGCAAGCACGAAGAACGGTCGTGGCAACTTATGTCGCGATCCACCGGCGGAAACTTGCCGTTCTTGCATGGCTTCGAGCATTGCCGCCTGCGTCTTGGGAGGTGTCCGATTGATTTCGTCTGCCAGCAGCAAATTCGCGAAAATCGGGCCGGGAAGGAAAGTGTATTCCCGCCGTCCGGTTTCCAGATTCTCTTGGATGATTTCCGTCCCGGTCACGTCGGACGGCATCAAGTCTGGTGTGAACTGAATTCGTTTGAACGTCAAGTCGAGCGCTTCCGCGAGCGAGGAGATCAGCAGCGTTTTCGCCAACCCCGGCACACCTTCAAGTAAAGCGTGTCCACGGGCGAAGATGGCAATCAAGACTTGCTCGATCACTTCATCCTGGCCCACGATGACTTTGGAAAGTTCATCACGGACACGGTTGTAGGATTGCTCACAAGCTTGAACGGCCGCGAGATCATCGGGCGAGGCGGTGGTGTCGGTCATGGTCAAATCTTTGTTGGTGCTAAGTGAACTTTGATTTTCGAGAGTTCCGGTTGTACGCGTGCGGGCTACTCGATGCTTTCGAAGTACCGTCGCAAGCGTTCTTCATATGCCCGCGGGGCTCGCATGGTGCTTCCGGAACGGATGGCGTTTCGGATTTCCGGCGGAAGTTTGGTGAGCCAAGTATCACGTCGAAAACGTCGCGATTGGGCGTTGGAATCCTTGTCGCTACTGGCGGTCCGGCTATCACCCTCGTTTTGCGGGGGCGAATCGTCGAGTTCGCCATCTTTCAATCCGTCATTCTCAGCGGACGTTCCTGCAACCGAAGTACTGCCACCGATCGCCGTGGGAGACGACGCAGCGGATGGTGCCGCGGGAGTCGGTTGGGCCGCGGGTGTTTGCCCCGGCATGGGTGGCCCCGGTTGTCCCGGCATCGATGGACCAGCCGGGCTCGCAGCGGCCATTGCCATTTGAGCGGCTTGCGGACCAGCCATCATTTGAGCCGTCAATTCAGGTGAGTTGGGAATGAATCCCG
It includes:
- a CDS encoding PGPGW domain-containing protein, with translation MLNILLQIGGLLVLIAGLATLPLPLPIGLVLIVVGLSLLATSSQRVRNMIRSWRKRNTRFNETMRNSEQNSPNWIKSAIHETDPDGEFNESES
- a CDS encoding AAA family ATPase codes for the protein MTDTTASPDDLAAVQACEQSYNRVRDELSKVIVGQDEVIEQVLIAIFARGHALLEGVPGLAKTLLISSLAEALDLTFKRIQFTPDLMPSDVTGTEIIQENLETGRREYTFLPGPIFANLLLADEINRTPPKTQAAMLEAMQERQVSAGGSRHKLPRPFFVLATQNPLEQEGTYPLPEAQLDRFLLYIRVGYPTGAEEWEIARRVTGGHMGKISSVMGSEEIIKYQDLVNRVPVSDQVLGYAWALVRATRPGEAEAPEFINKWASWGAGPRGVLTLVTAAKARAILYGRYHATVEDVKSVAGPALRHRLAGNYAAQANDIGSEQLIEMLLKEIPSDKKYERPAA